DNA from Leishmania donovani BPK282A1 complete genome, chromosome 34:
GATGCGGTTAAGGTGGCGTCTATCTGCGTCCTTGTAGGATGGGCCGTGCCATCACACGGACACCGCCTGCCACGTGAAGCACCGAATGCAACGCCGGCACGGCATGCGGGCGTGTCGTTCACGGCCGCTGACGCTCTTCTTTTATTGCACCTTCATGCTTCTCCGCCCTCTTTCGCCCGCGCCCGGCCGCCGCACTCatgcctccctcctcctcctcgatccAAGCCattttcctcctcttccgctgaCGCCGACAACTACGTCGAACGTCACTCGCACACCAAACACCCCATCATCagctcccttttctctctctcttttgttCACCGTAGCTGTCTCTGCGGATTGGTAGAATCGAAGCGGCCAGTTCGTTTAGCTGGCCTCTGATGCCTGTCAGGCAACGGCTCTGCGGGCTCCCCTGTTAGTCTACCCTGCCATAGCGATAGCTTCGCGCCGGAGCGGCACTTGACGATGGCTGCTCTCGGGTCGGATGTGCAGGCCACCAGTGTCGAGCTCGTCTCTGTGATTGAGAAAATGAAGGAGCGCAAGACGTTACTTGAAGAGCAAAtcgctgccgaggaggcTGAGTACGAGGGTGTGCTTGCCGAAGTGCGCGCTATGCAGGAGAGACTCTCCGCCCTGAAAGACAGTCTCGCGAAGAAGCAGGCGGTGCGAGCGGACTTGGAGCGGACCATATCGGAGACGTACTCGGCGTTCAAGAGCATCCTAGACGCTTCCAAGAAGCTGCTCTCCACCGCCAAGGAAGAGTCATCGGTGCTCAAGGCGCAGATAGAATGACACCGAAAGTGAGAAGGCACAAGAGGCGATGAGGCAAACAACCACAACATAAATGCGATCAGCTCGAaagacgacacacacacacacacacacacgcacaagccgTCCAATTGCGTTGTCCAACTGACAACGCAAACAGGAGCGACATaaccgcagcgacgccgcctaTGCCTTCTGTACagtgcaccgctgccccaAAGAAGAACAGCCATATCCCTGCTTTTCCCCGTGGCACCCAGTTATATGTGCGGACTGCGGTGTGTCGCATCTTCATCGGCGTGAGCTGCGCCGGTTCTGACTGCCatgcgttgctgctgcgcctcttaTCACGCCTCTCTCTAACTTTTCCTCAGTCTTCCCCCAGCCCCGCTGAGACTCCCACGCGTAGCACataaaaaggaaaagaagaagaacaaaaaaTAGAAACGAAGGAGCCACCGCAGTCGCGCGTTCACcatcctcccctccccctccccaacaCCTGCGTCTCTTCCTCTACACAGGGGCCCCACACAACAAAGGACCAAGCGCAAACACGCTCTCTGCAGACAAGATGGACGCTCCTGCTGCGTACCCTCCCTGGGAGGAAGAAAGCGACGATGTCGCCAAGTTTGGCtaccggcagcagcgattTCCGCAGGCAGGATATAGTCGTTTTCCCGTGGCTCAGCCCCAGCAGCGTCCACCCCAGCAACCGCagccacagctgcagcaggcggcactgccgcaaCAGGTCGCCCGTCTGGAGCCTAGCCAGTACCCTGATGTGGTGCGGGAGATGCTGATGCACATTCAGAACTTGTATCACCAAGACACGCGCGAGCGAGCCATCTTGACCTTGTCCAAGAAGCGTGAGAAGTTCACCTTACTCGGCCCGACTCTGTGGTACAGCGTCGGTGTCATGGCGATCTTTTTGCAAGAGATCGTATCCATGTACCCTCTCCTCAACACGCCCTCCTCGGCCCCGGTGAAGCCGATCATCAACCGCGTTAGTAGCGTGCTTACCCTGCTACAGGTTATCGCCCAGCACGACGCATCGCGGCGGCCCTTTATGGAGTCCAATATTTGCCTCTTTCTCTACCCGTTTCTGCGCGCCACCCCAGCAGAGCGGTCCGAGGTACTGCGCCTGACGTCTCTGGGCGTCATCGGTGCGTTAGTCAAGGCTGACGACCCGGCCATCATTTCCTACCTCCTCAACACAGAAATCTTTCCGATTTGCCTGAAGATCATGGAGCAGGCGATCGAGATTTCGAAGATCATCTCTACCTTCATCATCCAGAAGCTTCTGATGTCGGACCAGGGCCTGGTGTACGCCTGCCAGAACCCCAGCCGCttcaccgctgtcgccgacgTCCTGCATCGCATGGTGGCGGAGAAAGGACAGCAGAACGAGCACGTGTGCGGGCCGCGCCTTCTGAAGCACATCATCCGCTGCTACCTTCGCCTCTCTGAAAAcgagcgtgcgcgtgaggCGCTGCCCAAGATTCTCCCCGAGGAGCTGCGTAACAACACCTTCCAAGAGTACCTGGACGAAGACATAAACATGAGGAAGTggctcctccagctgctcgtCAACGTTGGAGATGAAGGTgcgcgccgcatcagcgAAACCGCAAAGCATGCACAGTAGTAGCCAAGCGCGCACTCCTTCCGCCCCCATCGCCTCCCTTAACGGGCTCTATGGTGCGACGTCTCCGGCTGTTCCTTCTTCGTTGTTGCCGTCAGTGTTGTCTTCCACTTCGCTCACgcacgctcgcgcgcgcttcgTTATTATTATTGCTCTTTTTGCCTGGATGCGTGCGTCCGTGCCTCCGAGTGTGCTTCGCAGGTTTGGTGCGCCGACGTGTAGCCGCGGATTGCCAGCattcgcctccctctcccagcGACTTCCAAATCATCCTTCCACGACTTCGCTAGGGCAGTAAGTTGTCACGACGACTCTTGACAAGATCTCCGGTGTGAGCCCCCACAGCgtttgctctctctctctcttttttgtgtCTCACGTTTTGGTGTTGctacgtgtgtgtctgtgtctgtgtgtaggtgggtgggtgctcGCCTGTTTTGGAATAATGTCCCGCTTCATAGATGTCCGCGTCCTGAGGAGATTGCGGTTTCGTGAGAGCGAATGTGCGCCTGAACGGCGTGGGCTGGCTCATGCCGTGGTCTGTTGTAGGAACCAgaagtatatatatatatatatacatatatggCGTGCCTATTGGGCGCGGCGCTGTTCTCTGCGCAGCCAAGGCAGGCGCGCGAATCACAGCAGGGGACGTGTCGTTGTCGGAGTTCGCCCTAaacgccgcgccgctcccAGTCAGCTCCGCCGTTGGCGCCGTCCTTCACCCTTTCTACGTCAAGGCTCGTTGGTGGCTATCCTGAAGGAATCCTGTCATCTCGCGTATGCAGTGAGGTGCAAGTACGTGTGGATGTACAGCGGCACAGCACATCCTTGGTGATGGCCTGGGCGATAATCACCACCTACCCTGGTGTGCGACAGCCGTGCTCGGCTTCACGAATCCCTATCACGTtttcccttctcctccccctctccccatccaCCGTTTGCTTTCTCTgactttctctctttccttttcctgaGATGGATGCTGTGCTCTCTGCGCGCTGCATCACAACGACACCCGTAGCACCACACAAGGTAGAGCGCTAGCTCGTTCACACCTATTCACGCTCCCTTTCGGCGCCTCACAGGAATGCAGTCCAAAGGCGTCGAAACGGGTGGTTACAAGCCTTCCTTACGGGTTGACATCGGCTCAGCCGACAACGCCAAGGAGGAGTCGGCAAACGTTACGGAAGGTAGCCCTCAAAAAGTAATAACCCCGCATGTATCCACAAACATATTCGTGGCCGGCATTCCGTCCACGTGGGACGATGACGCTCTGCGAGAACGCTACAAAGAGTTTGGCGAGATTGTATCGACAAAAGTAGTCAAGAACCGCCACTTTGGCTTTGTAATGTTTCGGAGAGCGGAGTCTGCGCACGCCGCGATCAACGCCACACACCTGACGCAGCCAACTCCCAACTGCGGCACTGTCCTGCACGTTTCTATCGCCATGCACGACGAGGGACTCGATGATCAGCCAAACGACCGCCTTTTCATTCGCGGGCTGCCGCAATGGGCGACGAAGGAGCACCTTCGACAGATGTTCTCGCCTTACGGTGTCATTACCGAGTGCGCGGTTCTCATGAACCCCCTGGGGCAGTGCAAAGGATCTGGCTTTGTTCAGTTTTCCTCACAGCAAGAAGCCACTGCCGCCATCAAGGCGCGGGACTCCATTAGCATGGACAGTTGGCCCCACCAACTCGAGGTGAAGTACTCAGAGTCGGCCGAGGTGCGGCAGATGCGGCAAGAGCGCAACCGCAATCGCCAGCGGCACTGGCTGCCGTCACCACAGTATCGCGGCGGCAACACCCCCagctccctcccttctccctacCCAGGGTtttcgccgccgctctccctcATTCCGTCTCCGCAGGCGTTTCCAGTTATGAACGCGATGCCGTTTCCGATGGTGTACCCACCAACACCAGCCACCACGGGTGCCCCGACGCAGATCGTCTACCCTCAGCCGATCTACCAGACCATACCACCCTTCTACTCGGCATCTGCAGTGCCTATCCCAGCACCGATTCCGCTTCCTCAAAAAGGCGACCTGCACTTTAGCGGCCCGCCGTTGACAGAGGAGTTGCTGCGTCTTATGCTGCAGTCCTacggcgaggtggaggcaGTCAAAAAACTAGATAATGACACCGGCATCGCGGTGCGCCTGCGAGACGTGACGAAGCACGCGCTGGTGGTGCAACAACTAAACGGCTCGCTCTTCCCAACTGGGCAGTTGTTGGCGGTCGGTATTTACGCTTAGCGCGCACTTCTTTTATTTTCCTGAGCGAGCACGAACAAggaagcacagcagcgggagcgccagcgcgcacgcgttcGCTAGCGCAGGCACGAATACACGTGGCGGGAGTGCTACTGGcaacacaaaaaagaaacCATTGTTGTGTGGAAATGGAAATGGTAAACGTGGAGCTCACCTACAAGGGAGAATAGTGAACAAGCGGATGGTCGCTTCTCTACCGAAGCGCAAAGGATTGAGAGGGACACGTGATGTTCCTGATAATATAATCGCCAGTGCCGACAAGAAGGGGCCGGCCAGGCTTGTCTTGATGAATTcgcaggcgtgcgtgcgcgtgcgtggacTAACGGGTGG
Protein-coding regions in this window:
- a CDS encoding cell differentiation protein-like protein; this translates as MDAPAAYPPWEEESDDVAKFGYRQQRFPQAGYSRFPVAQPQQRPPQQPQPQLQQAALPQQVARLEPSQYPDVVREMLMHIQNLYHQDTRERAILTLSKKREKFTLLGPTLWYSVGVMAIFLQEIVSMYPLLNTPSSAPVKPIINRVSSVLTLLQVIAQHDASRRPFMESNICLFLYPFLRATPAERSEVLRLTSLGVIGALVKADDPAIISYLLNTEIFPICLKIMEQAIEISKIISTFIIQKLLMSDQGLVYACQNPSRFTAVADVLHRMVAEKGQQNEHVCGPRLLKHIIRCYLRLSENERAREALPKILPEELRNNTFQEYLDEDINMRKWLLQLLVNVGDEGARRISETAKHAQ
- a CDS encoding RNA-binding protein-like protein; amino-acid sequence: MQSKGVETGGYKPSLRVDIGSADNAKEESANVTEGSPQKVITPHVSTNIFVAGIPSTWDDDALRERYKEFGEIVSTKVVKNRHFGFVMFRRAESAHAAINATHLTQPTPNCGTVLHVSIAMHDEGLDDQPNDRLFIRGLPQWATKEHLRQMFSPYGVITECAVLMNPLGQCKGSGFVQFSSQQEATAAIKARDSISMDSWPHQLEVKYSESAEVRQMRQERNRNRQRHWLPSPQYRGGNTPSSLPSPYPGFSPPLSLIPSPQAFPVMNAMPFPMVYPPTPATTGAPTQIVYPQPIYQTIPPFYSASAVPIPAPIPLPQKGDLHFSGPPLTEELLRLMLQSYGEVEAVKKLDNDTGIAVRLRDVTKHALVVQQLNGSLFPTGQLLAVGIYA